The nucleotide sequence TCGGCCCTTTCTATTTCATCGAATACCACATGCCATTGCTCCGCCAACTTGAGAACTACATCCTGCGGGAGATCTCTAGCGCAGTCATGAAGAAGCCCCGCAATCCTGGCCTTATCCATATCGACCCCATATCTCTCGGCAAGCTGCACGGCCATATTCATGACCCCGATGGAATGACGATATCGGTGCGCCGTTACAAGTTTCCCAAGTCTCTCCGCCAATTCTGCCTCTGTCAGTCCCATCTCACCTCACTATATGGGGGGCAATGCCGAAAGCATACCCCCCCCCCCGCATGCCAACTCCCCGCAAAAATCCCGAATTACATTACACTAGGTACTTATGAAGATTATCTCTACCTGCCCTGACGGGGCCTTGCCTCATTCACGATTATCTGCCTGCCGTTGACATCAGCCCCGTTGAGGGCTTCCATGACATGCTTGGCATCTGCGTCCTCAACCTCAACGAAACCAAACCCACGAGACCTACCAGTCTCCCTATCCAGAATTACACGTGTGCTCTTGACCGTCCCATGCGCCGAGAAGATCTTTTCCAGATCCTCATCTGTGGTTGACCAGGGAAGATTCCCAACGTACAATGTCGTCAATACCGTCTCCTCCTTACCATTATTGAAATAAAAAGACCAAGGTTCCGAAGGAACCTCGGTTTTTCCCAAAAATTAGCCTCGTCTGTAGTCTACCCAGGATAGATATGTTATTATCTGGTTTGGAAAGAAGAAACATATGCGACACAATCGAAATCAGGTACCTTGGGATGGATATTGGACCTGGACCAACCACGGAGAGGAAAAATCTTTACCGGTCGCTGTCGTATCTGCAGGCCTCGTTATAGGTCACATCGTGATCTCAGACCATGAAATCAAACGCGACCACTTTCAGGTACCTACCTTCCGGCCCCTTTCAAGATTACTATATCATACCTTCGGACGACAGTAAATAAGGAGACGGAGTTGAAATTTATAGTATCTGACCGAAACCCGCAGGATCTGGATACTCATACCTGATTCATGCATGCCTGTTCCGGGTTAATAGCTCTATATAGGCCTGCCTTGAAGATATGGCTTTCGACGCTCTCAGGTACCAGGTATTTTATCGGTTTACCTTCCCTGACTCTCCTTCGTATATCAGTTGAAGATATTGCCAAGGCTGGCACCTCCAGGACATGAATGCCATTCGGGCATCGCTGCCTTATCCTGGAGACTTCCTCCTCAATCTTTTCGATCTGATATCCTGGCCTTGTAGCGGCGATAAAGCTACACTGTTGGAGAAGTTCATCCGAATCTTTCCAAGTGACTATCTCAAGGGTCGCATCGGCTCCGGTTATGAAGAAGAGTTTGACGTGTGGACCACATCTTCTCTGAAATTCCCTCACAGTGTCTACTGTGTAAGAAGGCCCGGGGCGATCAATCTCCATACGGGATACACGAAAGTATGGATTCGTGGCTGTCGCTAGCACCGTCATAAGGTATCGATCCTCAGCCGGTGAAACCTCATAGGCCTTTTTATGAGGCGGACATCCGGATGGAACAAAAACCACGACATCCAGGTCAAATTCGACCCTAGCTGCCTCGGCAGTAACGAGATGTCCATAATGAATGGGGTCAAAAGTCCCACCCATGATACCCAGACGGCCCACCGGCTCCACCCCTCAAAAGCTCCCTTTAGCGATTGTCCACGACTTGCAGCTTTTTGCGCATAGCCTCCACTAATGCCGGGACCCCTTCTCCTGTAAGCGCGGAGATCGCATAAAGCTCAAATCCCCTATCATGAGCCAACATTTGGCTCACAGAGTCCAGATTTGCGCGACCCTGCGGCATATCGATCTTGTTTGCGGCAATGATCATGGGCTTTTTTGCCAGAGATTCACTATATTGAGAAAGTTCATCCATGACCACATCGAAGTCCCGCAAAACCTCGTTCATGTCAGAGCGCGCCATATCTATGACATGAACGAGAATCCTGGTCCTTTCTATATGCCTCAGGAAATCGTGACCTAGCCCGACCCCTCTATGGGCCCCTTCTAGAAGGCCTGGGATGTCTGCCACAACGAAGCTAGTTCCATCTTCATTGGTCACAACTCCGAGGTTCGGAACAAGAGTGGTGAAAGGGTAATTGGCGATTTTCGGCCTAGCGCGGGAAATGCTGGCTATAAGAGTGGACTTCCCGGCGTTTGGCATACCCACCAGTCCTACGTCGGCTATCAACTTTAGCTCAAGTATTATCCTCTTCTCCTCACCAGGAGCGCCTTCATCCGCTATCCTTGGCGCCCGGTTAGTGGGCGTGGCAAAGTGAGGATTTCCCCTTCCGCCTCGGCCCCCACGCGCAATAACCACCCTCTCGTGAGGGTTGACCAAGTCGTAGAGAATTTCGCCAGTATCAGCGTCTTTGACGAGTGTGCCAGGGGGGACCTTCAGGACAAGATCGACACCGTCCCTGCCATGTTTTCGGGCCCCGGCGCCATTTTCTCCGCGTTCGGCCTTGTAGTGCTTTTTGTATCTGAAATCCATCAGGGTAGAGAGAGTCGGATCCACCTCCAATATGACGCTACCGCCCCTGCCGCCGTCACCGCCATCAGGACCGCCTCTCGGCACATATTTCTCATGTCGGAAGCTTACACACCCGTCTCCGCCATCTCCCGCTTTTACAGAGATCTCGACGGTATCAATAAACAGGAGACCTCACTCCTACCCGCTTCAGACTATACGACCCCGTGGGAGCATCCCCGGGGTCAAAAAAGAACAAGCGCTGATTATTCGGCAGCTACGACAGGAGCCGGACGAACGCTGACCCTCTTGCCATTCCTACCTGCCCTTTCAAAAGCAACGAAACCATCAGTCGTGGCAAATATGGTATCGTCCTTGCCAAGGCCAACATTGATCCCAGGCTTGATCCTGGTACCCCTTTGCCTGACTATTATGCTTCCTGCTGTAACGAATTGGCCATCATGTCTTTTAACTCCTAGTCGTTGAGCTGCGCTGTCACGCCCGTTCCTCGAACTTCCTACACCTTTTTTGTGTGCCATACGGAATCACCCCCGTTTGTCTCCGTCCATCGCAAAAAGCACTAACTTTGCGCTTCCTCCGGGACCGTCTCTACTACATCTTTATCGGCCTCTGAATCCGAGGTTTTGAT is from Bacillota bacterium and encodes:
- the obgE gene encoding GTPase ObgE yields the protein MFIDTVEISVKAGDGGDGCVSFRHEKYVPRGGPDGGDGGRGGSVILEVDPTLSTLMDFRYKKHYKAERGENGAGARKHGRDGVDLVLKVPPGTLVKDADTGEILYDLVNPHERVVIARGGRGGRGNPHFATPTNRAPRIADEGAPGEEKRIILELKLIADVGLVGMPNAGKSTLIASISRARPKIANYPFTTLVPNLGVVTNEDGTSFVVADIPGLLEGAHRGVGLGHDFLRHIERTRILVHVIDMARSDMNEVLRDFDVVMDELSQYSESLAKKPMIIAANKIDMPQGRANLDSVSQMLAHDRGFELYAISALTGEGVPALVEAMRKKLQVVDNR
- a CDS encoding RNA-binding protein — protein: MGKTEVPSEPWSFYFNNGKEETVLTTLYVGNLPWSTTDEDLEKIFSAHGTVKSTRVILDRETGRSRGFGFVEVEDADAKHVMEALNGADVNGRQIIVNEARPRQGR
- the rpmA gene encoding 50S ribosomal protein L27, whose amino-acid sequence is MAHKKGVGSSRNGRDSAAQRLGVKRHDGQFVTAGSIIVRQRGTRIKPGINVGLGKDDTIFATTDGFVAFERAGRNGKRVSVRPAPVVAAE
- a CDS encoding nicotinate-nucleotide adenylyltransferase; amino-acid sequence: MEPVGRLGIMGGTFDPIHYGHLVTAEAARVEFDLDVVVFVPSGCPPHKKAYEVSPAEDRYLMTVLATATNPYFRVSRMEIDRPGPSYTVDTVREFQRRCGPHVKLFFITGADATLEIVTWKDSDELLQQCSFIAATRPGYQIEKIEEEVSRIRQRCPNGIHVLEVPALAISSTDIRRRVREGKPIKYLVPESVESHIFKAGLYRAINPEQACMNQV